One stretch of Castor canadensis chromosome 14, mCasCan1.hap1v2, whole genome shotgun sequence DNA includes these proteins:
- the Rab11b gene encoding ras-related protein Rab-11B produces MGTRDDEYDYLFKVVLIGDSGVGKSNLLSRFTRNEFNLESKSTIGVEFATRSIQVDGKTIKAQIWDTAGQERYRAITSAYYRGAVGALLVYDIAKHLTYENVERWLKELRDHADSNIVIMLVGNKSDLRHLRAVPTDEARAFAEKNNLSFIETSALDSTNVEEAFKNILTEIYRIVSQKQIADRAAHDESPGNNVVDISVPPTTDGQKPNKLQCCQNL; encoded by the exons TGGTGCTCATTGGTGACTCAGGTGTGGGGAAGAGCAACCTCCTGTCCCGCTTCACCCGCAACGAGTTCAACCTGGAGAGCAAGAGCACCATCGGTGTGGAGTTTGCCACTCGCAGCATCCAAGTGGACGGCAAGACCATTAAGGCTCAGATCTGGGACACAGCTGGCCAAGAGCGCTATCGTGCCATCACATCTGC GTACTACCGCGGTGCCGTGGGCGCACTGCTGGTGTATGACATCGCCAAGCACCTGACATACGAGAACGTGGAGCGCTGGCTGAAAGAGCTTCGGGACCATGCAGACAGCAATATTGTCATCATGCTGGTGGGCAACAAGAGTGACCTGCGCCACCTGCGGGCCGTGCCCACCGACGAGGCACGTGCCTTTGCAG AAAAGAACAACTTGTCCTTCATTGAGACCTCAGCCTTGGATTCCACCAACGTAGAGGAAGCATTCAAGAACATCCTCACAG AAATCTACCGCATCGTGTCCCAGAAGCAAATTGCAGACCGTGCAGCCCACGATGAGTCCCCTGGCAACAACGTGGTAGACATCAGTGTGCCGCCCACCACCGACGGACAGAAACCCAACAAGCTGCAGTGCTGCCAGAACCTGTGA